DNA from Geobacter sulfurreducens PCA:
CTGGCCTCCGATCGACCCGGAATTCCCGGTCATTCTCGGCCAGAACCTGCTCCGCCGGGTTATCAGCCTGATGCGCAGCTATCGCCACGGCGGCACCCTGCTGATCATTCCCAGCGAGCGGACCGATGAGCTGAAACAGGCAAATCCCTACCTGAACATCAAGTATCCGTTTCTGACCGATATCGGCCGGCGGCGGATCTTCCCGCACATCGTCGGGATCATGAACGAATTCGCCCGGGTAGCCAGCAGGTCGCAGCGGGAGTGCAGGCCCCTGGGGTGGGACGAATACCTGGCCCTCAGCGATCCGGTCCTGACCCGGATGGACGAGGCCCTGTTCGAGCTGGCCCACTTCGTAGCCGATCTCTCCCTGGTGGACGGGGCGGTGGTGCTGAACCGGAGGTTCGAGGTGCTCGGGTTCGGGGCGGAGATTTCCGGCGGGCTGGAGAACGTGACCCGGTTGCACGTGGCCCTGGATATCGAGGGAGAGACCCGGCAACCCGAGGCGGTCAAGGGGCGCGGAACCCGCCACCGGTCGGCCTACCGGCTCTGCAACGCCCTCCACGATGCCCTGGCCATTGTGATCTCCCAGGACGGCCAGGTGCTGTTCGTCCACTGGCATGACGGCGCCGTGACCTGCTGGGACCAGGTGGCCACCAGCCTGCTCGACTTCTGATTCATTCAAGCGGGAAGGTTACCCCCGTCACCCGCAGCCCCCCCAAAAGGCGTCCACCCGCGCCGGCGCACCTTTTCCGCCGGCACGGTTGTCCCCCAACGCCCCTGCTGGTATGATGAACAGGCCATGATCATCGAAGCCCGCGACCTCTCGAAAGCATATACCGTCGGGGACCGCCGCATCCAGGTCCTCGACAGCGTCTCCCTGGCCGTGGAGCCGGGGGAATTCCTGGTTATCGAGGGAGAGAGCGGCAGCGGCAAGAGCACCCTGCTCTCGCTCCTGTCGGGGCTCGACCGTCCTGATTCGGGCCGGGTCATCATCGAGGGGCGCGACATCACCGACCTCTCCGAGGACGATCTGGCCCCCCTGCGCAACGAAACCTTCGGCTTCGTATTCCAGTCGTTCCACCTGGTGCCGTCCCTGTCAACCCTGGAGAACGTCATGTTCCCGGCGGAACTGCGGGGGGACGGGGAAGCCCGGGAGAAGGCCGAGGCGCTCCTGGCCCGGGTGGGGCTCACGGGACGGGCCGCGAGCCTGCCCCACCAGCTCTCCGGGGGCGAACGGCAGCGCTGCGCCATCTGCCGGGCCCTGGTGAACGACCCGCGCATCATCTTCGCGGACGAGCCCACCGGCAACCTGGATTCGGTGAACGGCCGGGGGATTCTCGATATCCTGCTGGAGCTGCACCGGGAACGGCGGACAACGCTTGTCCTGGTGACCCACAGCCCCGAGATCGCCCGCACCGCCGACCGGGTGGTGCGGCTCCATGACGGCCGGATTCAGGCCCCATGACCCTCCACGGCCGCCTCCTCCGCCGCCAGCTCGCCACCTCGCGCCGCCAGTCGGCCATCTTCGTTCTCTGCGTGGCCCTTTCCATCGTTACCCTGGTTTCCCTGGCCGGCTTCGGCCGCAGCGTCCACAGCTCCATGCTGCGGGACGCCCGGGCACTCCACGGGGGGGACGTGATCGTGGAGTCCCGCTCGCCCCTGTCGCCGGGGCTCACGGCGGCGGTGAACCGGGTCATCGCGGCGGGCAGGGCCGAGGGCGCCCGCATCAACGAGTTCTACTCCATCATCCGCCCGGCAGGGCGGGAGGATTCCCTCCTGGCTCACATCAAGGCGGTGGAGCCGGGCTATCCCTTCTACGGCACCGTGGATCTGGCCTCGGGCCGCCCTTTCCGGCAGGTGCTGGCGCCGGGCCGGGCCATTGCCGAGCAGACCCTGCTGGACCGGCTCGGCCTCCGGGTGGGAGACCGGCTCCGGCTGGGGGACGCCACCCTGACCGTTGCCGACGTGGTCACCCAGGAACCGGACCGGCCCGTGAACGTCTTTTCCCTGGGGCCCCGCCTCTTTGTGGCCGCCGCCGATCTCCCCTCCCTGGGGCTGGTGGGCCAGGGGAGCCGGGTGAGCCACACCATCATCCTGAAGGTGGCGAACCCCAGGGAGACCGACCGGATCGCCGCGGAGCTGCGGGCCTCGGCCCTGCGCGACCGGGAGCGGGTCGACACCTACCGCACCGCCCAGTCGGGGGTAAAGCGCTTCTTCGACAACTTCCTCTTCTTCCTGAACCTGATCGGCATCTTCACCCTGCTCCTGGCCGGCATCGGCATCCAGAGCTCCCTGGCCGCCTACCTGGCCGAGCAGCGGCCATCCATCGCCGTGATGAAAGCCCTGGGGGCCACGGGCCGCTTTCTGGTGGTCCACTACGTGGCAGTGGCCTCGGTGCTGGGGATCGTGGGAACGGCGCTGGGGATCGGGGCGAGCTTCCTCCTCCAGGGGGTCTTGCCGGAGCTGTTCCGGGGGCTGTTGCCGGCCACCGTGGAGTTCCGCATCGCGGCCCCGGCCGTGGCAGAGGGGCTCGTGCTCGGCTTTTTGACCGTGACCCTCTTCACCCTCCTTCCGCTCTGGCAGCTGCGGGCGGTGAAGCCCCGGGCCATCCTGGGCAAGGAGGAGGAT
Protein-coding regions in this window:
- a CDS encoding putative sensor domain DACNV-containing protein; this encodes MSHWYPHEFAAHICRQLKTEVPERPREDCPGCSILSVLLSTCYQASLMREEERQVRFRLIFREPERFPAGQDPPDGLHRLVFLEPRPCTEDELRRLSPAISFDRAMIGVNLNADGKLQIWGVVHSGTRWMQAVHGGTQLINPVPDSLIVFVTGPGRISVSVGSTMIAGLRGGQVVSMAREVFAASWLREIFATHRDELWDLHLDARQKSGDIWPPIDPEFPVILGQNLLRRVISLMRSYRHGGTLLIIPSERTDELKQANPYLNIKYPFLTDIGRRRIFPHIVGIMNEFARVASRSQRECRPLGWDEYLALSDPVLTRMDEALFELAHFVADLSLVDGAVVLNRRFEVLGFGAEISGGLENVTRLHVALDIEGETRQPEAVKGRGTRHRSAYRLCNALHDALAIVISQDGQVLFVHWHDGAVTCWDQVATSLLDF
- a CDS encoding ABC transporter ATP-binding protein, yielding MIIEARDLSKAYTVGDRRIQVLDSVSLAVEPGEFLVIEGESGSGKSTLLSLLSGLDRPDSGRVIIEGRDITDLSEDDLAPLRNETFGFVFQSFHLVPSLSTLENVMFPAELRGDGEAREKAEALLARVGLTGRAASLPHQLSGGERQRCAICRALVNDPRIIFADEPTGNLDSVNGRGILDILLELHRERRTTLVLVTHSPEIARTADRVVRLHDGRIQAP